TTTTATCTTCTTCCGACTTATCGTAAGTATAAATATGAGTTTGCAATCCCTTTCCAGAATTCTCTGTAAGAAATTTTATATGGTTCATCGTTGGATGAGGATCTATCTTATGATAAATCTGATTGATTGTATTTGAATTAAAATATTCATTTGTCTGCTCAACAATATAATTCTCCACAACAGTTTTACTCTTTTCTAAATTCTCCAACTTGGACTTGATAAGATCTAATTTGCTATTTTTTCTTTCATATTCCTTTGTCTTATTTAACCAAACTTTCTGTTCCTTTAAACTTTTAGTATCAGTAATAATACTATTTAAATTAGATATACTTTCATCAACTTTATTTCTCTCTAATAAGAAAGCAACTCTTAATTTTTCTAGTTGTTCTCCAATATCTTTTTCTTCTACGTTTGAGTTCTCAAAAGCTTTTTTGCATCGCAACATATACCCGTCTAAACCCGCCCCCAATTCTTGAAGCTGAATTAGTAATGTATTATATTGAAGATTGACCTCTTCTATTGTCCCTTGAATTTTATTCTGAGAATCAGTTATTTCCATTTCAGTCTCGGCTATCTTTTTGCTAACATTATTTTTTTCTTCCTCAATTTTTTTAAACACACTTTGTAAGTCATCATTATCTTCCCTATAATTTTTGCTTGATAAATATATTAGTATTGATTGATAAACATTGTTATTTTTAAGTTCCGATATTTTTTCTTCAAGTTCAACAATCTTAAGATCTTTATTTTTCAATTCAGTTTCTATATTTTTAACCAAATCTAGACTAGTAGTAATTTTTGACTCTTCAACTTCTATATTTGTAGACAAATCAAGTACTTTCATATCTAATTGAGCCTTTTTAAAATTTATTGCTTCAATATCATGTATACTAATATTTTGTGCATCATATTTTCTTTCAATAATTTCATTATCATTTTGCAAATTAGTAATTAAGTTATTCCAATCACTTATCCGCAATTGTAAATTATGTATTCTTTCAGTTTGTTTATTATATTCTTTTTTAATCTTTTCCAAAATATCTTGTATAGAGGTTTTTAGTTTTTGGGACTCTTTGGAAATACTTTCAATAGTATCAACATTTAATTTTCTACCTTCATCCAGCTCCTTTTTTATACCATCTAATTCTAAGCTACTTGTATATTCTGCTGATATTCTTGCAATCAGTATAGAAAAATCATCATATTTTGCATGACATAATGGGCACTCACAAGATTTTGTATCCTCTACCAATTCTTTTCCTTGCAGTACCAATTGATTAATTTTGTCATGTAGAAGCATAGCATTTTTATAACGTTCCTCTAACTGAAAAATATTTTTCTCTTGATTTACTTTTTCACCTTTCAAAGCAACAAGTTTTTCATTGGTACATAAAATTTCATCAGTAAGATAATGCTTAATTTGATCAATGTTACACTTATCTTCTATAAATACTTCAATACTACTTATGGCGTCACTCGAAATTTTTCGTTTTTCTACTCGCTTAGTTAATATATATGAAGCCTTATTATTTAATCTAGAATATTTATTGAGATTAACTTTATTATCGTTATATTTTCTCAATTCAGTTTCAAACAGATTTTTTTCTTCTAACTCCTTTTTCTTTAATTGCTCAGATTGTTCAACGTTCGCCTTAGATATATTGATATTCTCTCTGATTTGGATTATACTTTTCTGCAATTCTGACTTAGAATTAGCAATTTCCTTTTTTAAATCGTTTTTTTCTAATAATTCTAATTTAATGTTTTGAAACATTCCCCAGTTATTTACAACTCCGCAAATTTCCAGTTGTTCACTTTTCAATCTTTCATTTTGCACTATTAGCTTATCTATTTGATTTAAGATCTGGAGTTTTATTTCACATTCTCTTTTTTCGCTTTTTTTAATCTCTAATTCTTCTTTTTTAGATAAATAATTCGGGAATTCATTAGTTAATAATTCTACTGTATTAAGGTTTGATTCATATTGATTCCTATTTTCTTGTACTTTTTTTAAAATTTCCGTAGTTTTTTCTAATACAGTGTCAATATTTTCAATTAAGTTTTCTGCATTTATCATATAATCAATACAGTTTAAATTAAAGTCATTAATTAAATGTCGTACATCATGTTCTTTATTAGTTTCAAATTTATACTGTTTTAACTCTTGTTTTTCCTTAAGAACTTCAGCAGACAATGCCATCTTTTTCTTTACAATTTCATCATATAAATTGCTTATTTTCTCCAGAATTCCCGAGTAGCCATTAGTATCCCAAAATACTTGTAAAGCTTTTGTTTTATCTTCAGCCGTATAGTTTTGTAAAAAACTAGTTATTTTATCATGTGCCAACATATTAGTTGTGCAAAATGTATTTTTTTCATTTAATATTCCTTGTAAATCTTTTGATATAACTTCCAGCTCACCTGGCCTATAATCGCTTTTCATATTTCCAGTACGCTTTTTAGTCTTTATTTCAAAAACATCATCGGTTTCACTTATAAATCGAACAGTTCCTTGCGCAACTTCAGAGTTTTTATTTTTTAAAATATCCCCTTTTTCGTTCTTCACTTCTTGCTTAATTGCATCAGTGCTTTTAAGCCGTCCTATCTCATCAGTAATTGCCCATTCTATAGCGTCAAAAAATGATGTTTTGCCATATCCATTAGGTGCATAGATGACTACTAAATCAGCAATTTTTCCACTATCGTTATGTCTAAAATCAAATGGTTGTAACTTTTCATAAGCTCTAAATGCTTCGATGCTAACCTCTTTAATCTTTTTGCCCATTCAAGTCACCTCCTAAATAAATAGCTATTTGGGTATTTATGTCCTTATCAGTATTTTCAATCGCTCTATATAAATTAAAATCTATGCTTTTAACTTTTTCCAATAAAGGGATTTCTTCAACTGGACTTTTTGCATCTATATATAAATATAATAAACGATCCTTTATATAATCTTTATCTCCAAGCTCTTTTTCATTCAAAGAATCCCAAACCATTTTTCTAGTTGAATACTTATCTTGCTCAATTTTTTGCTTTAGTTCTTCTGAAATTCTCTTTTTGCATTCGAACACCAAATATATGTTCCATTTTTCAATAGTTTTTTTTAAATTAATTTGAAATTCTGTTGCTATAGCTGCCGTAATTGTTTCATAATATTTTTCTAAGTCATTTTCACCTTCAACAATAACTTGAAAAATATAAATATTATAACCTGGCTCTTTATCAATCCAACAGGTAACCTTATTTATCCACTCAGTATTATCTTCACAGTTCAGAGCTAATACTCCTTGTTTGTACTCCTCAAAACTCATGCAACATCTCTCCTATTCGTTTACCCAATCGTCTTTCTAGTTCTATACTATCCATGCCTTCATCAACATTTGCTTCTATTACAATCTCTAATTCATCAATTAATTTTCTAATATGCATCAGCGATATTCTTTTGACATTACTTTTGACATCATCAATACGAATTTCCCGTTCTACACAAATCACATTGCTAATATCAGTTACAATCTTATCAATTTGAGATGATGGTAATATCTTGGTTGCAGGTTGTTTATTGGTTTTAATAATCAAAAAATCACCTTCATGTATATCTCTATATGCATTTTGTAGATAGTCCTTTAAGAAATCTGAAAGTTTTGTTTTATTAGTAACATAAATTAATTTTACTTTCCTAACCCCATTCTCATCATTAACAATGTAATAGTTTTCGCTTTTTAAGTTTTCTTGATCTTCCATGCATCTAAAAATTAAATATAGAAGCCAACCTTCCCAAATTTCCTTACATTGAAGGTTTGCATTTGAATATGGCCATACAAGTTTCTTCCCACAACGTTTCAAAATATCATTAGGCGTAACATTATCTCTTATAATAGGTATTTGCACTGAACAAATTCTATTCATAGGTTCTTCGAATATTTCAATAACACCCTCTTTAAAAAGATTAAAACTACAGCCTTCTATATCACATAGTAGTTCCCAGCTTTTTTCTGCTAGTTTTTGTTGAATGCAATCCCGTGAAACCCCACTTATAGCATCAAATGCACCCTCAGGTGAACTCAAGTCTGTAATAATCCCGCATAAAAATATTTCATTTTCTACTATTTTGAAAATTCCACTGCCAGAAAAACTGGACATTATTTCCTTTGCATTCTGCGAAAATGTACTCATTGACCGTTCACTATTAATTTCTATAATACCCTCCCCTGGCAAACTTATTATTTTCGCATCAAGTGGGTATCTTTTTATTCTACTTTGCGGATTTTCCATCGCTCTTGGAAATCCTGTAATAGACACTATGTCTCCTACAGATACTGCAATAGTCCGGTACAATGGAATATCACTTAAATAATCTAATTTTATAACAACTAAATCATTTTGACTAATAACCAGTATATCTTGTAGCGTTGCTGTTAGCAGTTGTAGGCTTCCATTAACTTGTCTATATATCGTAAGTGATCCTAAATCTACTGTTTCTTCTTGATTCACGCAATGCCAGGCAGTAACCAAATATGAGTAATTCTTATTTTCTGTTTGTAATAATACACCAGAACCACAATTACCTTTATATACCGTTTTGACTACTACTTGATCATAAAATTTATCTATCATCTATGTAAATCCTCCAGATTGAGTCCTTTCTCATCTATCGTTATAAATTTCATACCATATTTATCTAGTTCTTTTTTTGTAAATATTTGGTTAAAGTCTATTTCGTAATTGCAATAAAAATTAATTGGTTGCTCTGAATTACATATAATTCTACTTAAACATTCTTTGCTTGGTCTTCCTGAAGCAGTAAGATTAGTACTTATTATATAATTCTTGCATTTCAACATTTTCACTAATCCATTACTTGTATTATGTTTACTAGCATGATGTGATGTTTTGCAAATATCAACTTCCAATGGTTTTGTTTCAGAATATCCCAATTCTGATAATGACTTCTCAATTTCAATTGCTGATGCATCACCTAAAAACAAAGCTTTTTTTTGCTGATATTCAAAAATAAAAGCTAAGCTACTCTTATTAGCCAATGATATATTTTCATGGAATTCCAAATTGTTCAATTCTTCAATCGGAATATCATAGTCCGAAGCTGCTGAGATTTTGGTCTCTCGCTCTTCCTCTATCATCCAATGTTCATTAAACTCTCGTAATATTTCTAAACTCGGCGAAAGTATTGTTATGTGAGCCTCTTCAATATCAAACTCATCAAATCTTTTTATGACTTTTTCGTATTGAAATCCTGCTTGTTTCAAAACTTTTTCAAGACTCGTTCCTTGTTTCCAACTTATTTTAGTTGTCTCATCTTGAATAAAAATATCATTTTTTTCTTTATCTCTAATTACTCCTAACTCTTTATTTAAAAAATCGCCATAATTAAACCACATCTTATTTATCGTAGAAAAATCAAAATCTTTTTCAGAAAAGATTTTTAAAACACCATCTATATGATCCGAATCAATATGTGTCAAAACTAACAGGCTAAGATTTGTATTATTTTTTTTGAGACTATCTGTAAATGCCTTCAAACTCCTATAGCATTCTTTACCAATTCCACCATCAATTAATATGTAGTTATTTTGTTCTAATCCATAAGTTAGAATTATACAATCTCCGTAAAGCGCCTTCAATGCTCTAATATTTATTGGCATGAACATTATTCCTCATTTCTTCTTTAAAGCAAATTCATTCTGAAATATCAATACTATATGAGTCAATAACTTTCTATTTTGTCTTTGTATTTTTTCACCTCAATGATGTCTTTTCAATCGGAACAAGTGTATCAGCTATTTTCCATCCTTATCTCCCTGATACTTTCCATGAAGTTAATACTGAAAAAGTACAATTAACGTTATATTCTATCTTGCAATAAATTCTTCGACATTTAATACCTGTTCTCCTTTAATTTGCCACATATTTGCCTGAATTGATTTCTTTTTAATTTTATTATAAAGCCATCCATCATCTTCAAGAGATAAGTTAAATATTCATTCCCAACTTTCAGTCATTGTCTTATAAAATTTAGGGTCTTTTGTTGGATGAAGCAAAAGCTCTCGGCGGATCGATTGTTCAGAACTTAAAGATAGGCACTCATTTTCTACCTTCCTATCGTCATCTTCGTTTAAAGGTGCATACCAGTAGTTTAAAGGATAATGATACAGATCAAAGTCTGAAAGCAGCATATCTTTTTCATTTACCTCTATGGTAAGTCTTACTATATTTTCCCCGTACAATGCATGTCCACTTCTTCTCATATCTGGCTTGCTTCTCTTTCCCTCCCACTAAAACCATGCCCAGACAGGATATTTAATGTACTCTTTATCCAGTCTATCAACGAATCGTCAAGGTATCTGTAGCTCGAGAAAGAAGGCTTTTCAATTTCATTATCTTTAATCTCCTATGCTAATACTGCCAAGTCCTCTTTATAATTTTCTATACCACTCCATTTTACATTTGAGCTGTCGCAAAACTCAGCAACGGCACTTTCATAGTCTTTCCCACAATAAAATAAATCATAATATTTCAAATCAGATATGTACTTTCTTAATGTTCGATCTATACTGCTTTTATATTCTTTAAAATACCGGAGTATAAAATCTTTGCTTTTCGGATATGAGTTACAAATTTCCTGATCTATTTTCAAGAGAGTTTGCTCAACTTTGATATTTCATAGTCATAAGTTCAGGATTAAGGTAGTTGTTAAAATAATCCATGACATACTTTATTACCGTCGTCATGTTTTCAGCATGATTCTGAAAATCGAATTCAGCCAACTTGTCCTTTTTCTTCATTTGTGAAATATACTGCTCAACAGTAAGCATATTCCCACCTCCCCAGACTATAAAGCAATACTTATTACATTGATTGTCTTCTTCATTTAATGTTAGCATTAAATGAAAAAGACAATCATACTCTCTCCAACTGCTAGTAACCTTTTATTGTACGATAAAAGCTTAACACTTTATCCCATTGTATTTATCTAATATTGTTAGCCTTTGCTACCTCTTTTGCTTTTTCTTTGATTAAATGCTGCTTTAAAAAATAGTCATCATAATAAGCAACCAAATATTCTTCAGCCTTCTTAGCCATATGTACAGGTATGGGTAAATTTAAAGCGGTAGAAAACTGAATCGGTGAAGATGCAGAACGTAATTTATCCGTCAAATCAACATAAGGAGGTACATCATCCTCATTGCAGTTGTATACTGCAATTTCAATAGCTGCCTGCCTGTTATTTGTTTCATTTGGCTTGTCTTCTTTTATAACCAAGTTGTTCTTATGTGCATCACTTTTGCTTTGAACGCTGTAATACACCCTGTTATTCAACCTGAAAACACCTTTCTTTAAAGTATGTAAAGACAAAGAATAGTCATCCTCTAAATTAACCCAGGCTGGAACCTCATCAGCTTCAGTTAAAATTCTGATATTTACAACATCATCAAATATAGAGTCACTATTTTTCTCAATGCCTATATTAAGCTTTCCAGAACCTATCCTCGTATTCGATAAGTCCTTTAAATGTGTCCTAACATTTTGAGCGTTTGAAAAAAGAATTAATTGTCTTTCTGGATTACTTTCTTTAACACTCCTGATGGCATTTACAATAAACTGTTGTTTCAACTTCTCGCAATAATCACCATTTAGCTCATCGAATATTGAAGCCATATTTGCAATCTTGACCAGGCCATCCTTATAAGGAAGCCACTTGACTTCAAAATTATCTCCCATCCTTCGATGGTCTTTATATACGCTTTCTGAAAAAACTGCAATTTTAATAATATTATCTTCAATAATTGTTAATATTGGGATTAATATTTTATATGGTATTTCTTCGCAGCTACTACTGAAGTCAAATGAATGTTTGAGCTTTGACATATACCAAAGGCCTATCAAAATAGGTTCTTGATCCATTTGAGGCACTGACTTTCCCAATATCCCCAATTGTCTGAAAAGATCCTTAATACCATTGATGTATTTGTGCATATTTGCCTTGTATTCTTTCAACTCGTTCTCAGATTTCTCTTGGCGATTTATGTACTCTCCCTCTTCCAATGATATAAACTGCGTTAAGGTATTCTTAACAGCAAAGACATTCCTTATAGTACTTTTGGGATCTATCCATTCATCATGATCAAAGTATTCTTCATCTTCAAGTTCAAATAAGGATGCCCGTATATCGGAACCCTCTGTAACATATGTGTCTAAATAGTTTAGAAAAGAAGTATAGCAATCAATAGACTCAGAGATAATAAACTCACCGTTGCTGTTTTGCATCTTCACTGGGTTTAGAATTATTTTTTTAGTAACTTCTTTCTTGTCTTCTTTATGAGTTACAAACAAGGTACTACTGGATTTATCAAAATGTGCTGCCTTTGCCTTAAATATTCCGTATTTATCATGTTTGAAGATCTTTAAATCAAACAATTCAACTAATGCATCCTTTAAATATTCAAGCCACGCATCGTTCCTGTAGAAAGCTGTAATCACTAATTCAGCCGGTATTTGTTCAAATCTGAATTCAGCCTTTTGGGTCTTTGCCTTAGTGTCAATTTCCTTTGCTATATTATCGAGAGTTATAAATTCTGGCACCTCAATATTTGTATTATTTAGGTGGTTTCTGATAGCTTTTAAAATTCCTTCACTGATATACTCTCTATCTTTTTCTGTTGTCCCTGTCCTGATTTTATGACCTTTGCCCTTGATGTGTGAACCGTAAATAATTCCTGCCCCCAAATCATCATTAGACATAAATTTATTAGGTTCAGCCACAATAGTATCCTGCCAATCAAATATCTTTTCAATCAAATTGTCGTTTATACCATCAGCTATGTTGTATTTCCATTTCCATTTTGCCTGATCCATTTTTAGACCCAATTCATATATTTCAAATCCTTTACCAATATTTTTGTATATAAGGGCTTTTAATCTTTTATTACTTGCATAAGGCTTCTTGTACGCAAATCTGGCAGTTCTCAATTTAATAATCAAATACGGAATACTCTCACCTGGTATAGATACCACCCTTAAATCAACTGCATGTGTCCAATAAAATTCTTTTCCATCTCTATCAACATATTTTCTAAATGGAACTGCTGCTAGTTCAGCAGACTTGTCCTCATTTTGCACCTTATAAAAGCGATAGCTTACTGCTCCTTTTTTTGATGAAGGTACCTGGATATCCATTTCACCACTGATTTTATATGCAAGGTAGGCCGGAAGTAGTTTATACATAAGTTCGTTTTCATGTTTTTGTAGGTTATGTGGATTACCGGACATCTCTATATTCTCCTGGGATATTGTTATGCCCTCTATATCGTCCTTGATATATTCATAAAAATCAGCATCCGTATTTTCTCGACACCATTTTTTAAATTTTAGTTTGAATAGTTCAATATCTATCCGTTCATATAAATATAACCATTCCCCTGAGCACGTATAAAAGTCGTCTCTTGCATATAAAACAGGATCCGACAACAAGGCCACTGTAAGCGTAAACCACTTGGGCTTGAAGGCTCTATAGTCCTTATAGTATTTTCTACTTTTATCAAGATATTGTTTTTCCATTAAACTTTTAATTTTACTATTCAGTGTTTCTGGTGATTTGATAACAAAAATTCCTTCAATGCGAATAACATCATTTTCTGGCTTTATCGGAGACATATAGAATTTATTTACTTTAACACTATCCGTTCTAGACATTGATTACATCCCCCTCAACAAGCTTTAGTTCACTCAATCCATCAAGTAGAATACTGTACAGTTCTTTATTGATCTCTTTGTCTGCAATAGAGCTCTCGCTCTGAATCATCTTTTTTAAGAGTTCCCGCCATCCAATCAACATACTTGTCTCCGGACTATCTGATTTCTTGCCACAACTAAATGTATTTGGAGCGAAGCTTCCATCCAAAAAAATTATTTTTGCATTTACATCTCCTCTGATTAGCCGGCAGCATAACTGATACACGTCGACCAGCGTATCTCCTAATAATCGATTCCTTTGCCAAGAATCCAAGGAAGTATATCCAAACATATTTTCATAACTTCTCTGAGTCGCATTTAATCTTTTTATAAGCTGACGAATAAATCCTTCAAAAGTATTTTTCCGACTGCCTTTAAACTGTTTTATTTCTGATACATAGACGCTATTTAACCATGAAAGCAGTGTGTTCGCGTCATCCGGCATATAATAAGGCCTTGCGATAAAGAATACTGCACCCATTGCAGCAACTGTTTTTTTTCCTTGAACTGCCAAGGATTCATCTATCATTTCCAACGATTCTGTAATAATATTGTATCCTCTACCAATTCCAAGAGGAATAGACAGATGTTTTATATTAAGCTTTGCAACATCTTCTATGTTGCTCCTCTCCAATACATTCTTATCGTTCGCATCGGCACTACCTGGACGTACAAGACTGCGGGCACTGTATCCAAAACTGTTTAATGCCTTTGAAAACTCTTTGCAGTTTTCATAGGAGCCCAGAGTAAACAATATGCGTTTCCTTCCGGGCTCCAGCGTCTCAATAATAGAATCCAA
This genomic stretch from Ruminiclostridium cellulolyticum H10 harbors:
- a CDS encoding AAA family ATPase gives rise to the protein MGKKIKEVSIEAFRAYEKLQPFDFRHNDSGKIADLVVIYAPNGYGKTSFFDAIEWAITDEIGRLKSTDAIKQEVKNEKGDILKNKNSEVAQGTVRFISETDDVFEIKTKKRTGNMKSDYRPGELEVISKDLQGILNEKNTFCTTNMLAHDKITSFLQNYTAEDKTKALQVFWDTNGYSGILEKISNLYDEIVKKKMALSAEVLKEKQELKQYKFETNKEHDVRHLINDFNLNCIDYMINAENLIENIDTVLEKTTEILKKVQENRNQYESNLNTVELLTNEFPNYLSKKEELEIKKSEKRECEIKLQILNQIDKLIVQNERLKSEQLEICGVVNNWGMFQNIKLELLEKNDLKKEIANSKSELQKSIIQIRENINISKANVEQSEQLKKKELEEKNLFETELRKYNDNKVNLNKYSRLNNKASYILTKRVEKRKISSDAISSIEVFIEDKCNIDQIKHYLTDEILCTNEKLVALKGEKVNQEKNIFQLEERYKNAMLLHDKINQLVLQGKELVEDTKSCECPLCHAKYDDFSILIARISAEYTSSLELDGIKKELDEGRKLNVDTIESISKESQKLKTSIQDILEKIKKEYNKQTERIHNLQLRISDWNNLITNLQNDNEIIERKYDAQNISIHDIEAINFKKAQLDMKVLDLSTNIEVEESKITTSLDLVKNIETELKNKDLKIVELEEKISELKNNNVYQSILIYLSSKNYREDNDDLQSVFKKIEEEKNNVSKKIAETEMEITDSQNKIQGTIEEVNLQYNTLLIQLQELGAGLDGYMLRCKKAFENSNVEEKDIGEQLEKLRVAFLLERNKVDESISNLNSIITDTKSLKEQKVWLNKTKEYERKNSKLDLIKSKLENLEKSKTVVENYIVEQTNEYFNSNTINQIYHKIDPHPTMNHIKFLTENSGKGLQTHIYTYDKSEEDKMSPVLYLSSAQVNILSLCIFLAKVLTEKGTTLNTIFMDDPIQHLDGINLLAFIDLLRTITTVMGRQIVISTHNEHFYSLIKVKMDDRYYLSKFIEINSVGEIRKTIKG
- a CDS encoding ABC-three component system middle component 1 codes for the protein MSFEEYKQGVLALNCEDNTEWINKVTCWIDKEPGYNIYIFQVIVEGENDLEKYYETITAAIATEFQINLKKTIEKWNIYLVFECKKRISEELKQKIEQDKYSTRKMVWDSLNEKELGDKDYIKDRLLYLYIDAKSPVEEIPLLEKVKSIDFNLYRAIENTDKDINTQIAIYLGGDLNGQKD
- a CDS encoding ABC-three component system protein produces the protein MIDKFYDQVVVKTVYKGNCGSGVLLQTENKNYSYLVTAWHCVNQEETVDLGSLTIYRQVNGSLQLLTATLQDILVISQNDLVVIKLDYLSDIPLYRTIAVSVGDIVSITGFPRAMENPQSRIKRYPLDAKIISLPGEGIIEINSERSMSTFSQNAKEIMSSFSGSGIFKIVENEIFLCGIITDLSSPEGAFDAISGVSRDCIQQKLAEKSWELLCDIEGCSFNLFKEGVIEIFEEPMNRICSVQIPIIRDNVTPNDILKRCGKKLVWPYSNANLQCKEIWEGWLLYLIFRCMEDQENLKSENYYIVNDENGVRKVKLIYVTNKTKLSDFLKDYLQNAYRDIHEGDFLIIKTNKQPATKILPSSQIDKIVTDISNVICVEREIRIDDVKSNVKRISLMHIRKLIDELEIVIEANVDEGMDSIELERRLGKRIGEMLHEF
- a CDS encoding ComEC/Rec2 family competence protein; the encoded protein is MPINIRALKALYGDCIILTYGLEQNNYILIDGGIGKECYRSLKAFTDSLKKNNTNLSLLVLTHIDSDHIDGVLKIFSEKDFDFSTINKMWFNYGDFLNKELGVIRDKEKNDIFIQDETTKISWKQGTSLEKVLKQAGFQYEKVIKRFDEFDIEEAHITILSPSLEILREFNEHWMIEEERETKISAASDYDIPIEELNNLEFHENISLANKSSLAFIFEYQQKKALFLGDASAIEIEKSLSELGYSETKPLEVDICKTSHHASKHNTSNGLVKMLKCKNYIISTNLTASGRPSKECLSRIICNSEQPINFYCNYEIDFNQIFTKKELDKYGMKFITIDEKGLNLEDLHR
- a CDS encoding DUF3841 domain-containing protein, with product MRRSGHALYGENIVRLTIEVNEKDMLLSDFDLYHYPLNYWYAPLNEDDDRKVENECLSLSSEQSIRRELLLHPTKDPKFYKTMTESWE
- a CDS encoding pPIWI_RE module domain-containing protein, with the protein product MSRTDSVKVNKFYMSPIKPENDVIRIEGIFVIKSPETLNSKIKSLMEKQYLDKSRKYYKDYRAFKPKWFTLTVALLSDPVLYARDDFYTCSGEWLYLYERIDIELFKLKFKKWCRENTDADFYEYIKDDIEGITISQENIEMSGNPHNLQKHENELMYKLLPAYLAYKISGEMDIQVPSSKKGAVSYRFYKVQNEDKSAELAAVPFRKYVDRDGKEFYWTHAVDLRVVSIPGESIPYLIIKLRTARFAYKKPYASNKRLKALIYKNIGKGFEIYELGLKMDQAKWKWKYNIADGINDNLIEKIFDWQDTIVAEPNKFMSNDDLGAGIIYGSHIKGKGHKIRTGTTEKDREYISEGILKAIRNHLNNTNIEVPEFITLDNIAKEIDTKAKTQKAEFRFEQIPAELVITAFYRNDAWLEYLKDALVELFDLKIFKHDKYGIFKAKAAHFDKSSSTLFVTHKEDKKEVTKKIILNPVKMQNSNGEFIISESIDCYTSFLNYLDTYVTEGSDIRASLFELEDEEYFDHDEWIDPKSTIRNVFAVKNTLTQFISLEEGEYINRQEKSENELKEYKANMHKYINGIKDLFRQLGILGKSVPQMDQEPILIGLWYMSKLKHSFDFSSSCEEIPYKILIPILTIIEDNIIKIAVFSESVYKDHRRMGDNFEVKWLPYKDGLVKIANMASIFDELNGDYCEKLKQQFIVNAIRSVKESNPERQLILFSNAQNVRTHLKDLSNTRIGSGKLNIGIEKNSDSIFDDVVNIRILTEADEVPAWVNLEDDYSLSLHTLKKGVFRLNNRVYYSVQSKSDAHKNNLVIKEDKPNETNNRQAAIEIAVYNCNEDDVPPYVDLTDKLRSASSPIQFSTALNLPIPVHMAKKAEEYLVAYYDDYFLKQHLIKEKAKEVAKANNIR